Proteins encoded together in one Sylvia atricapilla isolate bSylAtr1 chromosome 2, bSylAtr1.pri, whole genome shotgun sequence window:
- the LOC136375599 gene encoding alpha-2-macroglobulin-like protein 1, which yields MWTPFLVSCLLYTLGIVAQPKYLIIIPAALPYPSSQRACLDLRGVEKPVRVALTLVHPSGNLSLYRKVVRNDWIFECTRFQVPRPAGSQEVATVHLHISNGHYFSAREEKKVLVRRAATGSFIQTDKPIYNPGQTVKFRIVTLTEGFVPVNSKYSMVEIQDPNQNRIGQWLDVRPKQGIAELSFQLAAELSLGTYTISAQSFKSSSVQSSTFKVEERVLQKFDVFFEGPAQIYASDKTFPLQVCGRYSYGKAVRGTMHVTLCQKARRWPQSASKDICREYSGPTASNGCFTPSVSTSIFNLTPSEENNKLYAEASLLEMGTGVQINTSSQILISRTAARAVFETPNEYYIPGVPYRGKIKVQDHYGTAMKTRKVYLVIRFMRRRFIKTYITDDSGIASFNLDTTAWNSSSVTLEGRFTLEELMRSPRRTDFSYTNAYHHLQPFHVTTKSFLDIHPPMETLPCGLRQNVQVTFTLSRDDLGEDTSRISFAYYVTGKSGIVVKGQRNIQIGKLNMLKGSFSIPLTFTANLSPSPSLVVYAIFPSGGVTADSIRLDVALCFQNQVKVGFPDKEAHAGSAVQLQLQAAPGSLCAVQAVEKTMFFSRPDHELTSQMVYGLFPAAYQRGYPAQVEEHSGHCLQPHSSSSLLRGRPQDSFQPDIFNLFRNMGLKVFSNLVIKKPSQCSRRGDRKTITGLPSTEDQRTTEEQPKFTTHRFHRYFPETWIWNAYSVGSNGSRNVSVIAPAAAAEWKVKMFCLAGRGFGLAPSTSLRTVQPFFVDVTLPYSVIRGETFLMKATVFSYLQQCIQIQVALAKSSDFQVEPCQTCRDKECLCAEESKTFMWNVTAVQLGTLNISVRTEVLDSTSRCGGRKPLPAAVRGRHTLTKQLLVQPEGVLVEKSYSSLLCPRGGNMAEEHVSLRLPDNVVKGSARASISITGDLMGMALQNLDHLVQLPHGCGEQNMVLFAPIVYVLQYLEKTRQLSPEIKDRATGFLRNGYQSQLLYRHRDGSYSFFGQKDGEGNTWLTAFVLKNFGQARKYIYVDDKNIQDGLRWLEQNQLPSGCFANKGNFFHSSLKSSTDDGISLGAYVAAALLEMGLPLQSKLMQTTLHCLQKVVHNITNIYTEALLAYAFALAGDYETTQELLYKLEEQAIKSGGQIHWSPKPSSPASTDFWPGTQSVDVELTAYVLLAYLSKPRVHAGDMTTAAAIAAWLTRQQNAYGGFASTQDTVVAVQALAQFAARTLSTAGAAAVRARSQRGPGKAFHVSRHTRLLVQQAALPDIPGQLLLQAHGGSCVFAQAVLRYHEPSPRSPVIFTLRVSTELTNCSQANPRVLAVHILTSYIGSRVTSNMVIIEVSLLSGFIVTSRSRMLLENRTIVKKIEVKANVIYIYLEKLNDESQTFLLQLEQVIQVKNLKPASIKIYDYYQPEERALAEYSAVCS from the exons ATGTGGACTCCCTTCCTTGTGAGCTGCCTGCTCTACACCCTGGGGATAGTGGCACAACC GAAGTACCTGATCATCAttccagctgccctgccctACCCCTCATCCCAGAGGGCATGCTTGGACCTCCGTGGGGTTGAAAAGCCTGTTCGTGTGGCCTTAACTCTTGTGCACCCATCTGGCAACCTTAGCCTCTACCGCAAGGTCGTCCGGAACGACTGGATCTTTGAGTGCACCAGATTCCAG GTGCCCCGacctgcaggcagccaggaggTGGCCACTGTACACCTGCACATCTCCAATGGCCACTACTTCAGtgcaagagaagagaaaaaagtccTGGTCCGCAGGGCTGCAACAGGCTCCTTCATTCAGACGGATAAGCCCAtctacaacccaggacagacGG TGAAATTCAGGATTGTGACACTGACTGAAGGTTTTGTTCCTGTTAACAGCAAG TACTCCATGGTGGAAATCCAG GACCCGAACCAAAACCGCATTGGCCAGTGGCTGGATGTGAGACCAAAACAGGGCATTGCAGAGCTCTCTTTCCAGTTAGCTGCTGAACTCTCCCTGGGGACTTACACCATCAGTGCCCAGTCCTTCAAGTCCAGCTCAGTCCAGTCTAGTACCTTTAAGGTGGAGGAACGTG TGTTGCAAAAgtttgatgttttctttgagGGACCAGCTCAGATTTATGCTTCAGATAAGACTTTCCCCCTGCAAGTGTGTGGCAG GTACAGTTATGGGAAAGCAGTGCGAGGGACCATGCACGTGACTCTGTGCCAGAAAGCAAGGAGGTGGCCCCAGAGTGCCAGCAAGGACATCTGCAGGGAATACAGCGGTCCT ACAGCAAGCAATGGCTGTTTCACCCCTTCTGTCAGCACATCAATCTTCAATCTGACTCCCAGCGAGGAAAACAACAAACTTTATGCAGAAGCCTCCCTCCTGGAGATGGGCACAG GGGTGCAGATCAACACCTCCAGCCAAATCCTCATCTCCAGGACAGCTGCAAGGGCAGTATTTGAGACACCCAATGAATATTACATCCCTGGAGTACCATACAGGGGGAAG ATTAAGGTTCAGGATCACTATGGGACTGCTATGAAAACCAGGAAAGTTTATCTCGTGATAAGGTTCATGAGGCGTCGGTTTATCAAGACATACATCACAGATGACAGTGGAATAGCATCATTCAACCTTGACACAACCGCCTGGAACAGCTCATCTGTCACTTTGGAG GGGAGGTTCACCCTGGAGGAGCTCATGCGCTCTCCTCGAAGGACTGACTTCAGTTACACGAACGCTTACCATCACCTGCAGCCCTTCCACGTCACAACCAAGAGCTTCCTGGACATACACCCACCCATGGAAACACTGCCTTGTGGGCTGAGGCAGAATGTCCAGGTGACCTTCACACTCAGCAGGGATGACCTGGGAGAAGACACCAGCCGTATAAGTTTTGCATATTAT gtcACTGGCAAGTCCGGAATTGTTGTCAAGGGCCAGAGGAATATCCAGATCGGGAAACTGAACA TGTTGAAGGGCTCATTCTCCATCCCTTTGACCTTCACTGCCAACTTGTCCCCATCACCGTCCTTAGTGGTGTACGCCATTTTCCCCAGCGGAGGGGTCACAGCTGACAGCATCCGTTTGGATGTTGCCTTGTGCTTCCAAAACCAG GTCAAGGTAGGATTCCCAGATAAAGAAGCCCATGCAGGGTCAGCAGTGCAGCTCCAGCTTCAGGCAGCGCCTGGCTCCCTGTGTGCAGTCCAGGCAGTGGAAAAAACCATGTTTTTCAGCAGACCAGACCATGAGCTGACCAGCCAAATG GTCTATGGTTTGTTTCCTGCTGCCTACCAACGTGGATACCCTGCCCAAGTAGAAGAGCATTCAGGCCACTGTTTGCAGCCCCACTCCTCATCATCTCTGCTACGAGGAAGGCCACAGGATTCCTTTCAACCCGACATCTTCAACCTCTTCCGG AACATGGGACTGAAAGTCTTCTCAAACCTTGTAATCAAGAAGCCCTCTCAGTGCTCTCGTCGGGGGGATAGGAAGACAATCACAG GGTTGCCTTCTACAGAAGACCAAAGAACCACTGAGGAACAACCCAAATTTACAACTCACAGATTTCACCGCTATTTCCCTGAAACTTGGATCTGGAATGCATACTCTGTTGG cTCCAATGGCAGCAGGAATGTCTCAGTTAtagcacctgctgctgctgcagagtggAAAGTCAAGATGTTCTGCTTGGCTGGGAGGGGGTTTGGCCTTGCCCCGAGCACGAGCCTCAGAACAGTCCAGCCCTTCTTTGTGGATGTGACGCTGCCTTATTCTGTCATCCGTGGGGAGACCTTCCTGATGAAAGCCACTGTCTTCAGCTACCTGCAGCAGTGCATACAG ATCCAGGTGGCCCTGGCTAAATCCTCAGACTTCCAGGTGGAGCCATGTCAGACTTGCAGGGACAAGGAGTGTCTGTGTGCAGAGGAGTCCAAAACCTTCATGTGGAATGTGACAGCAGTCCAACTGG GGACCCTGAATATCTCAGTGAGGACAGAGGTACTGGACAGCACGTCACGGTGTGGGGGCAGGAAGCCCTTGCCAGCTGCTGTGAGAGGGAGGCACACCCTGACCAAACAATTGCTGGTCCAG ccagaggGTGTGTTAGTGGAGAAGTCCTACAGCTCCCTTCTGTGCCCAAGAGGAG GAAATATGGCTGAAGAACACGTGTCCCTTCGCCTCCCTGACAATGTAGTGAAGGGATCTGCCAGGGCTTCCATTTCTATCACAG GTGACCTCATGGGGATGGCACTGCAGAACCTGGACCACCTGGTGCAGCTGCCCCAtggctgtggggagcagaaCATGGTGCTGTTTGCCCCCATTGTCTATGTGCTGCAGTAcctggagaagacaaggcaGCTGAGCCCTGAGATCAAGGACAGGGCAACAGGATTCCTGCGCAATG GGTATCAGTCACAACTTCTTTACAGGCACAGAGATGGCTCCTATAGTTTCTTTGGGCAGAAGGATGGAGAAGGAAACACTTG GCTGACAGCTTTTGTACTCAAGAATTTTGGCCAAGCCAGAAAATACATCTATGTAGATGACAAGAACATCCAGGATGGCCTACGCTGGCTGGAGCAAAACCAGCTCCCCAGTGGCTGCTTTGCCAACAAAGGGAACTTTTTTCACTCCTCCCTAAAG AGCAGCACGGATGATGGAATCTCTCTGGGAGCCTATGTcgctgcagcactgctggagatgGGTCTGCCACTGCAG AGCAAGCTGATGCAGACTACTCTCCACTGCCTGCAGAAGGTGGTTCACAACATCACCAACATCTACACAGAAGCCTTGCTGGCCTATGCCTTTGCCCTGGCTGGGGACTATGAGACaacccaggagctgctgtaCAAACTGGAGGAACAGGCCATCAAATCAG GAGGACAAATCCACTGGAGCCCCAAGCCAAGCTCTCCAGCTTCCACAGACTTCTGGCCTGGTACCCAGTCAGTGGACGTGGAGCTGACGGCCTACGTGCTCCTGGCGTACCTCTCCAAGCCACGGGTGCACGCCGGCGACATGACAACTGCAGCCGCCATTGCGGCCTGGCTGACACGGCAGCAAAATGCCTACGGGGGTTTCGCCTCCACCCAG gacACGGTGGTCGCCGTGCAAGCCTTGGCGCAGTTCGCGGCGCGGACGCTCAGCACGGCAGGCGCGGCGGCGGTGAGGGCGCGCTCCCAGCGGGGCCCGGGGAAGGCATTCCACGTCAGCCGCCACACGCGGCTGCTGGTGCAGCAGGCAGCGCTGCCGGACATCccggggcagctcctgctgcaggcccACGGCGGCAGCTGCGTCTTCGCTCAG gcagtgctgaggTACCACGAGCCTTCCCCACGGAGCCCTGTGATCTTCACGCTGCGTGTCAGCACGGAGCTGACCAACTGCAGCCAAGCGAATCCCCGTGTCCTCGCCGTCCACATCCTCACCAG CTACATTGGGAGCAGGGTCACATCCAACATGGTGATCATAGAGGTCTCCCTGCTGTCTGGATTCATCGTGACTTCCAGATCCAGAATGTTG CTCGAGAACAGAACCATTGTTAAGAAAATAGAAGTGAAAGCTAATGTGATCTACATTTATCTGGAGAAG CTCAATGATGAATCTCAGACTTTCCTTCTGCAACTGGAACAAGTAATTCAGGTGAAGAACCTGAAACCAGCCAGCATCAAAATCTATGATTACTACCAGCCAG AGGAGCGAGCCTTGGCTGAATACAGTGCTGTGTGTAGTTGA